AGCTACTCCAAAATTAATACCAATAAAAGCTGCCGTTCCTGTTATGCCTGTTGCGCCTAAAGCAATAGCGCCTAAAGCTTTACCTAAAGCAATAGCGCCTAAAGCTTTACCTAAAGCAATAGCACCAAAAGCTTTACCTAAAGCAATAGCACCAAAAGGATTAATGGCTCCAAAGGGAAAAGCACTTCCATTAAAGCCTAAATCATTAGAACCTAAAATGCTTCCAAAGGCTTTACCAAAAGCCCTAGAACCAAAATCAATAGAACCTAAATCTTTACCAAAAGCATTGCCTAAAGCGCTACCTAAAGGATCGCCAAAAGCATTGTCACCAGCTACAGAACTTAAAGGATTATAGAGCCTATTCAAAAGGAATTAAAAAATGTTTAAAAAATATATCTTTCCATCAGTCATTGCGCTAAGCATTCTTGCACTTGCAGGATGTGACTGGTGTGAATGCACAAATAAAAAAAACAAAACTGAAAAAAAAGCTAAACCTGAATCTGAAGAAGCTGACGCTGCACCGAAGGCTGCATCTACCACAGCTGCTGCACCAGTAGCTGTGGCAAAGGCTGCACCGGCTCCAATGCCTGCACCGGCTCCAATGCCTGAGCCAAAAGCTTTACCTCCGGTAGAGCCAATGCCAGAACCAATGCCAATGCCAGCGCCAAAAGCATAAAAAATCTATCTCATAAAAAAACGGGCCGCTTATTTTTCATAAGCAGCCCGTTTTTTTTATTTACGTTTTTTCAAGTGATCTTTAAAGTCATCAGGTTTATTGCTTTCTCTACCACCAAACATACCTTCCATTCTGTTGATAGATTGAGCCAACTTTGTTTTTACCTTGTTTCTTATTTTAGCAGATGCTTTTTTCATGATATCCCCTTTTTTTATGATACGTTTTTTGATCCCACGGCATAAGGGTAATCTAAGCAAATGTATAAAAACAAGACTTTTTTAAAAAATTGAACAAAATGACAAAATCTGCAAGAAATTCAATAGGTGATCTTCTACAATTTCTGAGTCTTGAGGTTTTTCAAAAATAAAAATTCCTTGGTTATCATATTTCATGTCCCATGTGTGATACATCGGATCACGCATTTGAAATTTTAACATCAAGTCTTCAACCTTGCTCTGCTCAAGACCGCTATCTTGTAAAGACAGGGATCTATCACTCACAGATCGAACATGTCCATTAAAAGCAGAATCTTTCATATGAGAAGTAAAATCTTTTTGAGATTGCCAGCTGTTATCTTTTGTAAATGACTCTGGGTGATGATATCCAGCAACACCTTTTAAGCATTGAAAGTCTGGATTATTTACAAGGTAGGCTGCTTTATTAATATTAAACATATCTTTAGAGCAAAGATCATGAATAATAAACTCAGATAAATTTTCCAAATGATGATGCTTTACCATATTTTTAGAAAAACCACCAAACCGAGAAAGCAACTCTTTTTCTTTATTTTTATTTATATTTTTTATATAGTCCATGCCCCATCCTTAACTTTGAGCAACTTACTATCAAATCATTTCAAAGTTTTTCTACCACACCGTAATTAGAATAACAAATGATTATCTTATAAAATCATACTTAGGCCTTTTAGGTTCCCAAGTTCCACGAACCGATCTTAAATAGTTTATGCATATTTGAACCATTTATAAGACCTGTTATACTAATTGTTTGCAGTAAAAGAGCCATTTGATCAAGAAAGCAAACATTTTTATATCGATAAAACAAGAAACTATGATTCAATTTTTATTTAAGTTTTATATATTTGCCTCACTGAGCACTCAAGCTTATGGCAGAAATGTTCGCAGACCGCAAGATCCCTGTGTTCCAATTATTTCTGTTTCTGCAACGGATCCAGAATTTGAAAAGAGCTGGGCTCCTTTAAAAAAGGATCCAACATTCACACAAACCTGCTCACTTAAAAGTAGTTTTTTGAGAAGAAGAGTTTTTGAAAGATTTGATATAAAATTTTTTAATGAAAACTATCTGCCTTCTGAATGCTTAGAATTTAGAGACAAATCAGGATCAGTTAAAACTCAAACGCTTTCAACCCTTTCAAATAAATTAGTAGAAGAGATAAAAAGAGGAAAAAAAGATTTTCCCAACTTCATCATTCTAAAAGACAAAGATTTTAATTATAAATCTCTTTCTGGAATCATCATCGTCAAATTTAAAAATTATCCATTTGTTCTAAAGCTTTCAATTGAGCATCCACACACGATGGTGCAACCATACTCAAAAAGCTTTGAAAATACGGGCCAATTTGTCATTGGCGGAAATTTACGTCACCTGAGTAATTTTACAAGAATTACAAATCTCAAAAGAATCAAAGAGATTTTGGGCGAAAATCCTGAATATCTAAACCGCATCCATTTCCCCCGAAAATGGTACTGGAAGCCAAACAAAAGTCACGATCTAAAAATTATATGGAAATGCAATGGTCATCAAGAAGAAATGTTTCTTCCAAGCGTTTATGCAGTTATTTCTGATTTTATACAAACTGATAAAATCCAACCACAACAAGAACTCAATAAGCTTGCTATGAAAGTGGCAATAGATACAGGATTTTTGATAGATCCACATGCTGGAAATTTTGTCATAGAACAAAACCCTCAACAATGTGTACTGCTTGACACTGAGGATTTTAGAATAATGGTCGGACTTAGTCAAAGCATGAAAGCTAAGAGTTACACCAACTGGTACCTTGAGCTTGTTTACAATGGCCTAAAAACATATTGCTTGCGCAGCCGCCAAGAACGCATTGATCAATGCACCTTAATTTAATTCGTCTTCAATGCTTTTTATCAAGTTTGCAAACTTTTCATTGCGAGCCCGAAGGCCAGTAACTCTTGAGATAGCATGAGTAATGGTCGTATGATCTTTGCGATCTAAAAATTCGCCAATTTCCCTAAGTGACTTATCCGTGTGGCGCTTCATCAAATACATGGCAACTTGACGCGCATGACTCACACATTTGCTGCGATCCTTAGATCGTAAATCCTCAAGCCTGTACGAAAAATGTTTTTTGATATGAACCATAATGTCTTTAAAATCTATCTTTGACGGGACAGCCTTAGACTCTTTGGATGATCCTAAGACTTTTTTAACCAAATCAATCGTTATTGCCTGATTTGTCAGTGAAGCATATGCAAGAACTCGAATTAAAGATCCTTCTAACTCTCGAACGCTGCTCACTTCTTGCTGAGCTATAAAAACAGCCACTTCGTCAGAAATTGATTCACGCTGAATCTGAGCTTTTCTTTTTAAAATTGCTATTTTGGTTTCCAGCATTGGCACTTGAACATCTGCTATCAAACCCCATTCAAGTCGTGACTTTAATCTATCAACTAGCCCACCCAAATAACGAGGCAACGTGTCACAAGATAAAACTATTTGCTTATTTGCATCATACAAATTATTAAAAATGTGAAAAAAGACTTCTTGGGTTTGTTCTTTGTTGACCATAAATTGAATGTCATCAACAAGCAAAACATCGATGTTTTTATATTTTTCTTGAAACTTAGCAACATTATCAAAGCGAATGGCGTTAATAAATTCTGTCACGAAACGATCAGTTGTTTGATACAGAACCACTAAATTAGGATGCTTTTCTAGCACTTCATTGCCAATTGCATGGAGCAAATGAGTTTTGCCAAGCCCTGAACCCCCATACAAAAGAAGTGGATTATAAAGAGTTCCAAGCTTGCTTGCTATTGCTCGAGATGAAGCATAGGCAAACTGATTATTTTCACCAACGACAAAGGTGTCAAAAGTATAAATTGGATTTAATTTGCTTGAATTCATCTGGTAACCAGATGCTTTTTTTACAATCTCTTGTTTCTTTTTTTTAGACGCTGCAGATACTGCTGGCATGATCTTAGATGATTCTTGGTACACAGCAATTGGATCTGCGTTTGCAAGTGAAAAATAAACTGTAATTTTTTCAACACCTAAAAGACGACGTAGATGCTTTTGAAATAAATCTTTATAATTTGACTCAACCCAGTTTTTGACAAAAAGATTGGGAGCGGATAAATAAATCCCTCCCGTTAAATTATCATAACGAGAAATTGTTACTGCTTTGATCCACGTTTCAACAACGCGAGTACCAACTTCTTCTTTGATAATCTTTAAAAAATCTTGCCAAATCTGGTCACTTAGTCCATTCATAAAAGTCGTATTCTTTTTTAACAGGGTCCAAATTTTATTCTGGTACGAATTGTACCTATAGGTATGCTACAAAAAAAAGATCGTGTAAATGTGTTTCATATCTTAACAAAAAAAGATCTTTTGCTACAGCGTTATTTATATTTAGCCCGTAAAAAAAGATCTTTTTTATTCTATAATACCGATCTGTCAAACAATAGATCACTACCAAACAAAAGTTTGATTATCTTGAAATCCAACAGGAAAAACAACTTGTTTGCCATCGATAGCAAAACCACCAAGCCCAACAAATTGAAGCCCAAGCCTTTGATCCATTAAAACATTTAGAATATTAACAGCCAAGAGACCTTGACCCTCTGTCGTTGAAAAATCAAGCATAATAATATTTGGATTCTCATCTGGAAGCAAAACCCCAGACTTGCGACAAGCCTGACAAAGATTAAATAATGCCTGAACCGAATTGTCCTGTTTTTCTGGCATATAATTTTTAATGTCACTTACAGCTTTTGAAAAAGATTCTTTATAGGAAGCAACTGAATCGAAAATATATTTAAATGGCTGAACCGTTCCAAGATATGCAAACTTTCCTGTCGTAAAATTAATAGCCGTTGCAATACGACTAAAGCTCATGCTTTGTTCAAAGAATTCTATGGGAAAGCCTATTTGTTTTAATGCATATGCAGAAGAACTAAGCAACCATGAGCCACCAAGCGTTAATTTCCCTACTTGATCTCTCATACTTTGATAAAATTTAATTCCTGCCTCAATTGCTCTTTGATCTGCAGGATTAAGAGATATATCTTGAAACCAGCTTAATTCTGTAATCGCATGTGGCAAAGGCCTTGGTTTTCCTGGCCTAAAGTTAGCCGATCTTTCTAAAACAACCGTCCCATACTGATTTCTTGAAACAAAATCCTCATACGAAAAAGTATATGTAGTTGTTCTATCATCAAAAAATAAAATTCGCTTATTTTTTCTACACATCCAATCAAGAGTTGGCCAACGACCACCCCACTCCTTTTGATTTTTTTTATTTGCAACGTCTGATGGCCTAATGACCATTGAAGCAAGCCCTGTAATTTTTTCGATCTCATTTTCAGTTTGCTCGGCAGTTAAATAGTTATTAATTCCAACAATCAAATATTGATCTGGATACTCCCTTAAAAGATCCTTAATGGTTTGATTAAGCTCTTTAACCACTCGATGAGGCCGAAACCCTCGCGTTGCTAAAGAAACGGTTGCGCACTTATCATCGTCAGAATGACATAAAATTGGCTCATCGTTTGGCTTATCCATAAAACTACCTGACGGATTATGCCATGCTGGACGAAGCATGCGAACCCCACCTTTTACAAATTGATCTTTGCTGCTTGGTATTTGCTGAAAATACAAGAATCCTTCAGCCTTATTTGCAAAACAATTATGTGACCCAAGAACCGTTATCTGATCTAATCTTTTATCTTTATGCTGATTTAAAAACACATTTGGCACTTCTAGTAAAAAATCCTGTGGAAATTTATAAGAATCTTTTACGCCTGCTCCTGGCCGTAAAATATAGGTTAAAACAACGGACTGATCCAGCTCATAGCTTTGCTTAACAATTGGAGTGTTATCAGAACTCCAAGAAACAATAATGTCTCTGCCAGTACTATTAATTATTGGCCCGTCAAATGCTAGATCAGCAACCTCTGGGTTTGTTGGTTCTGCCTGCTCTACCGGCTCATCGTCTACAATTTGTACAATTTTTGATTTAATCGGCGTTTTTACTATTCTTGCGCTCACGCTATAAAAAGACATCAAGCCTATCAGAAATATGACCCCTACTATTTTTTTATTTAATAGATTTTTCATTATATGCGCTCCGTTTGAATAAAGATTTTATTTGGCGACAATAATAATTTTTTTCTAATAAGCCTGCCATTTAAAACAAGCTCCACACCCAAATCACCTTGTTCGATTGATGCCGGAGTTTCGCCATCCAAATTTTCAGCAATTGTTGTATTTGGCATAAAGTATCGCAAAACTGTGCCATCTGTACTTTCGATAAAACTAGCTGGAGCATATGTAACAATGGGATTTGGCTTTTCAAATGTTAAAATTATAGTGTCTCTTTTAGCTCCATGAATTACTTTGACATCAATTATCTCATTGCTGTAGCTCGCTACCATTTTTAGCGGCAACAGGAGCATAATTAAAATAAAATGAGCTTTAAAAAATGATCCTTTGAAATATAAAGTATTTAATGACATAGATCCCCCGATCAAATTTATTTACTACCCCTTAATCTTTGTACACGTAAAGCCTACAAGAATTGATTAACCAATAGCAATAATTTTGGTTTTATCTAGGTGACTATCTCGATTCAGACAAAAAAGAAGGCACCCTTTTTAGCAGGTGCCTTTAAAATACTTTGAACGATTTTCTAACTAAGTTTTTATTCTAAATCTAAGTCAGAATCAAGAGAGCTAAGCGATGGCTGCCTTACCGGTCTTAAATCACTTGGTCTCACTGCTGGATGTAAAGCGTTTAACTCTTCAAGAACAAAGCTCATTGCTACTGCTGGATTAGTTAAAGCTTCTTGCCGTCTTGCAACCAAAAGAGCATAAGATTCCTGCTGCGCTATCCCTACTCCTGGACACCCTCCTGGAAACGCTGATCCTTGATCTGTAGGAGTTGTCGTAACAAGCGGCAAATCAGGCTCTATGCTGATTATAATTGTTGGAGTTGATGACCTTGATGATTCTGACGAACTTGATACCTCTGATGGACAAACATATAATCCTGCCACCAGGAGGGCTGAAAAAATTACTTTTTTTAACATACTTAAAATCCTAATACTTTTATAAAACTCTTACTTTAAAATCTAAACTATTGATCTCTTTGACGTTTTGCTGCAAAATAAGCAGGTTTTTGACTTGGGCAAACTCCTGTAACTGCTTGAAAGGCTTGGGTTTGCCTAGTCGGAGTTTTTGGATCTGAAAGA
This is a stretch of genomic DNA from Candidatus Dependentiae bacterium. It encodes these proteins:
- the dnaA gene encoding chromosomal replication initiator protein DnaA, with the translated sequence MNGLSDQIWQDFLKIIKEEVGTRVVETWIKAVTISRYDNLTGGIYLSAPNLFVKNWVESNYKDLFQKHLRRLLGVEKITVYFSLANADPIAVYQESSKIMPAVSAASKKKKQEIVKKASGYQMNSSKLNPIYTFDTFVVGENNQFAYASSRAIASKLGTLYNPLLLYGGSGLGKTHLLHAIGNEVLEKHPNLVVLYQTTDRFVTEFINAIRFDNVAKFQEKYKNIDVLLVDDIQFMVNKEQTQEVFFHIFNNLYDANKQIVLSCDTLPRYLGGLVDRLKSRLEWGLIADVQVPMLETKIAILKRKAQIQRESISDEVAVFIAQQEVSSVRELEGSLIRVLAYASLTNQAITIDLVKKVLGSSKESKAVPSKIDFKDIMVHIKKHFSYRLEDLRSKDRSKCVSHARQVAMYLMKRHTDKSLREIGEFLDRKDHTTITHAISRVTGLRARNEKFANLIKSIEDELN